The Phaseolus vulgaris cultivar G19833 chromosome 5, P. vulgaris v2.0, whole genome shotgun sequence genomic interval GCGTTGTTGCACCGGCTAACCGACTCTTCGCTACTGGAAGAGCTCGAGGGAGGCGGCGGCGGCGCGGAGGACCAAGGGACAACCTGGTTGTCTCCATCCTCGTCGGCGGCGACCTCGTCGTCGGTCTCATCATCGTCGTCGTAGTCATCTTCGTCTGTGTCTATGTCGTCGTCATTGCCTCCATGGCTCTCCTGACCTTGTTCAGCGGTTCCGCCGGCGCACCTCTCGCAGAGGGAGACGGTGTTGCCGAGGGCGGCGCCGGAGGCCTTCCAGGGCGTGAGTGACTGGCAGGTGTGGCAGAGGAGCGTGCGCGTGTGTCTGGCGACGAGGAAGTTGGCACCGTGGACCTTGGCGTCGCAGTCCCAGCATAAGCTGGCCTGGTCCGACTCGCAAAAAGTCCGAGCCGGAACCTTGCAGAGCTCGCAGTTCTTCATCTCTAAAGCTATGAGTTATGATCCACACTCTTCTgcttttcctctttctctctTCTGCTTTGCCTTTTTTGTCCCAAATTTTCTCTCGTTAGTCTCTctccttttctctctctctcttcttctgGTACGATATGGTTGAATGGGCGTGAGAAGGAAGAGAAGAGGAAAGaaggtgcaagttgctgagatatatataaaaaaatattaatcctTCGTTTATAGTCAAAACCCCAAACTACCCtctctatttaatatttaatactcGAGTAGTTTTCACTCCGATTCCCCCGTCTGCCCCTATGATTTGTAAATTTCAACCGCTTTTAATTCAATTACAAAAATGGTTTCCCCAGTTTATTGGGTTGGCTTTCTGCCCTTTTGGATTATGCGTGAATAAGGAAATTTGACCTATCAGTCTTTTTTGGCTacttcaattttaatatatacattgaTGAAgctatgatttttttaaaaaaacttttatctTGCATATCATATTGTTAGATTTACTCTATAGAATTTGGTTGGTAACAATTTAAAACTTATTGGCAAGGTAAATGGGACAAATTGGTTGTGACTCTAACTCAATACGTTGAACGGACACAAATTTAGAAAAGTGTGGTTCCATTGACGAAAGAGAGAAGCTCTTGCCTTATCATGTCGTTACCACACATATTGTAGCAAGAGGATCGCAACTCATTACTTTTGTTGGGAGCTCAGATGGAACAAACTGGTGTATGCATCGTCATGCACACCAAAAGCAATGACACAGTGTCAGCAATGCCAAACAGACTAAGAATTATTTATTCTCATATGTTCACAACAAAGTGGGAACACTCGAAGGTAAGAAACATTCctcaaatttcaatttttttgtacATTTACgttttaataattatatctgTTTTCAGGAGAGATGGTGTAacgtattatttttatttatggtaTACTAACAGCTGTAGGATCCTATTCCAAATATaactagtttttaaaataaaggaaatGAAATATACATAAACTAAATTGTTTATGGAAGCACACCttgaaattcactaaaaacaaagaaaatcatAGGTCCATACCAGGCAGGTGCAATGTATGTGGACCTTATGCAAGGAGGGTCTCATCACATCTAAAAAACCATGCTCAATGGTACATTAACTGAAGtgataatatataagaaatgaaGTTTTGAGTTTAGTTTTAGTTTAAAAAAGTGAACAGAGTTTTTGGTAAGATTATTTGGATGTAATAGTATTGTTGGTAATGAAGTTGATTTGAATTGGAAGATAAGATTGTATGAGAAGATTGAAGAAGTGAAGAGGAATTGAAGGAGGGAAGAAGAGGGTGTAGTTTTGTGGTGTGCGGGGACGCCAGGTGTCTGCTGGGAAGGGAACAAGAGGGTTTCCGTTATTTGTGGTGTTGGACCCATATATGGCATAACAAAAATGGTTATTTCCTTTGGGTTCCTTTATTTATTATTGGATATttttctttggttgtgttgtggGAAGAAGGTGGTTTTGTACGTGGCGCATAGGCATCATGGAGATTCCGATTTGAATCACTGGGTGGAGACTCCGCCATGTGGATTTAGATGTGGTCATCTTTACTTCATTTGATTTTCCTTCTCTCTCTCCTATCAACACTCATCATTCATTCACCAACTCCATAACTTCTCATCACAATCACAAACCCCTTTCCGCCGTTTGCTATTCACGCGCCAGCTGCTCGGCCCCACACCCACGTGCCCTCTGCCACCTCGCCATTCCTTATTCAATTTTCCTTCCTCTCTCACATTCTTCCAAACTCCTTCCTTCCTGTTACGACCAATCTCCACCACGCCGTTTCTTTTCCTCAtcgctctctctctctctctcattatCATATCATTCCAGAGAAGGGAGGTTTACGCCGCCAGCTGGGTCGACATTGATGCTAGTTTCCTCCTGCCGGAGAATTTAACACTTcattcacacacaaaaaaaattcaagaaaaaacaAGGTTTGTCTGTGAATTCTTTGTAAGGAAGTTTCAGGTTGTCGGTCCATTATCTTCGCATAATTACTTTTTGTCTACATATCTTTACTGCTTTATTCGTCCACCACTGTTATAgaatatatttcttattttttaattattaaattaggGTTATTTTGATTTGTCTACGGCTTAATTTGATGGCTAACGAGTTGAATGCAGGGCAGgttatttccattttttttctttcattatgACAATTCAAAAATAAGTACgagaagagtttttttttttcaatgctaGTTccgtggtttttttttttttaaatgac includes:
- the LOC137835512 gene encoding B-box zinc finger protein 21-like; protein product: MKNCELCKVPARTFCESDQASLCWDCDAKVHGANFLVARHTRTLLCHTCQSLTPWKASGAALGNTVSLCERCAGGTAEQGQESHGGNDDDIDTDEDDYDDDDETDDEVAADEDGDNQVVPWSSAPPPPPSSSSSSEESVSRCNNADEDVSTTFKRRREDNDFECSNSNNWGCQQSDVEREGWLVRLRRRTAAKGNGLAVERRSGRAVAPYGCDDDDRASEDL